The Gordonia mangrovi genome includes the window GAACGTCGGCTATCCGCGATACCACTCTCCGATCGAACTTCTCGATCAGTTCTGCGGTCTGGGCAAGATCGTCTTCGGTTGCGCCGGCGTAAAATTCCGAGACGCTCTCGACGTCACGGCAGATGTCCACGGCGATGATGTCTGCGCCTTCCTCGGCGAGTCGAACCGCTTCGGCTCGTCCCTGCCCTCGTGCCGCTCCGGTGATCAGCGCGACTTTGTTGGCCACACGCCCCATGAGTTTCTCCTTCTGATTCGGTTGACTGTTGACATGGCTGAAATCACTTGTCGGACGATGCTGTTTCGATGACTTCGTGGGTGTCGGGGTTCTGGACGTTTCTGCCGATCTCTGGTGTCGCCCACGGCAGGAGTCGGCCGATGACGGCGTCGTAGATGAGAATGCCCAGGGGCCCGCCGATGAGGGGTCCGGCGATCGGCACCCACCAGAAGGACTGATGTGCCGTGAAGGCGTCACTGTAGCCACAGAGCCATGCGAGTAGCCGCGGGCCGAAGTCACGCGCGGGGTTGATGGCATAGCCGCCGTTGACGGCGAGCACCATGATGCCGACGGTCACGCTGAGCCCGATCAGCAGCGGTGCGAGGTTGGCCATCGGCGGAGCATTCCGCGCGTCGATCAACGCGGCGATGATGATGAGAAGGAGCGCAGTCGCGATGATCTGGTTGCGTAGTGCGCCACCATTCGAAACAAAATCCTGTGCCTGAGTGGTGAAGATAGTCAGCCCTTTGGTTCTGTCCGGGTCGAACTGGCTGATCGCCTCCGAATACTCCCACCGGATCAGCGCGGCCGCGAAGAATGCGGCCAATGTCTGAACGGTTATGTACGGCAGTACTTTTCGCCATGGGAACCCTCGCCGGCAGGCGAAGGCCAGCGTGACAGCCGGATTGAGGTGAGCGCCACTGATTCCACCCGAGATATAGATCGCGAATGCCACGGCCAGACCCCATGCCCACGCGACCGTCTCCAGCGAGCCGGTGTCATAGATGGTCAATTGCGCAATCGCGCCGAGACCGCAGACCAGGAAAATGAAGGTTCCGAAGAACTCAGCCGTGAGTTCGCCACGTAGGGTGCGGCGTGGAATACCGGTCATGAACTTCCTCCGATGGGAGATGTTCGCGTGTGCGAGAAAACGCGTGATGAGCGAACGTGATTGTGATGTGTCACACAATGATCGCGCCGTGCAGAGTGTGGCGGGTGTTCAGTTCGTGGACAATTCGCCGACCGCGAGAGCAGACTGTGGGTCTGCTAGTCCGCGCGGAGCGCGATGTGCTCTGCAATCACGAGGGGACGATGCGGTATCGGCGAATCTTCTTGTACAACGAGGTTCGTGACATCTGCAGCCGGGATGCTGCCGCGGATTTGTTCCAGTCGACGGCCGCCAGCGTGGATTGAATGACCTGGGCCTCGCCGAGCTCGATAGGGGTGAGACGTTCCCGGGTGACATCCGCCCGCCAGAACAGCTCGGGTAGGTCGTGCACCGAGATGGTGGACAGCCCACCTTGTGTGACAAGGCTCGACAGTACGGCGTCGAGTTCCCGGAAGTTGCCCGGCCACGAGTGCGTGCGTAACCGTTGTAGCGCAGCCGGTGTCAAAGTTCGAGGGCCTGCGGGTGCCTGCGCGGCTCGGCTGGTCGCGAGGGCTTCGATGACACCCGGACGCTCTCGAACGGGAGCCACCCGGACCGCACGGGCGGCCAGTGGCGTCGCGATCTTCTCCACCGACCTCGCGTTGTCACACGTCGCGGTCACGCCGACGAAGCGTGCCTGTCGTGCTGGTGTCCGCAGTATCGTGCCCAGGTAGCTGCACACTTGGCTGGGTAGTGCATCGACGTGAGTGATCAGGACGTCGCCGGCCCCACGTTGGACCGCCGCGATCAGCTCGTCGATATCCGACAACGGATCGAGGCAGTCGTGGACGTAGAGGTCCCCGGATTCCGGTGGGTCGCAGCGGCCGCCCAGCCCGAACGCTTGTCGGAGAAGCGTCGATTTCCCCGTTCCGGCCTCACCGTAAAGGAGGGGCGTTTCGCCGGAATCGAGCTTCCTTCGCACTGAAGTGCTCAGGTCCTCGTCGGTCTCGGATGCGCTGGCCCGCGGGGACCCACCGCCGTGCGCCGTTCGGCGGTGCAGCCGAACGATCGCACCGATGAGTAGGTCACCGTTCTCGATGGGGACCACGGTCGCATCCATCACCACCGATCCGATCGGGAGCGCAACGGTGGCGACAGATTGCGCATGGGCCGCGCGAACCGTGTCGAGCACCATGCGGTGATCGAGGTCGAGGGCTCCGCCTTCGTCATTCGCGATGAACAGCGCGTCATTCACGACGAAGATCGGTGTCGCGCGCCGACGCGGTTCTGCCAGGAAACGGTCGAACAGGATGCGTTCGTGGGCGCTGCTGTCGTCGACGATCCGCCGCTCGAGGTCGGTGACCCCGCGGAGCACCATGGGCAACATCAGTTTGCTGTAGTCGTCGGCGCGACACATCAGGTTCAGAACACCAAGGGCATGGCGCGTGAGCGGGTGCCGTATGGGTGCCGACGCGCAACAGAAGACGTCGAGTGAATCCTTGAAGTGCTCGCCGGCCAACACGACCGCGGGCCGTTCGGTCGCCAGCGCCGTACCCATGCCATTGGTGCCCACCTGGTCTTCGTTGAAGTTGAAACCAGGTGCGACGAAATGGTTGTCGAGTACAGAGCCAGATCGTCGGTCCGCCGAGTGGCGCCACACGATCGTACTGTCACGGTCAGCCAGTGTGACGCTGATTCCTGCATCGGCAACCTGCTCCGACAGCGACTCCAGGACTGGCGCTGCAAGTCGGAGGAACCGGGCCTCGGGGTCGTACTCCACCGGCCGCAACTCGAGCGAGTCGCGGCGCACCCGATAACCGGCCGAACGTTTCCACGACTCGGCGATCTGCTCCCGCATCGAGGCTTCTGATGTCACAACACTGTCCTTGCCAAGTACCGATGGACATCCTATCCGCTGCGTGCGCTCGGTGGTGCAGGTCATGGGATTCGAAGATCAGCCCGGCCCGCACGACCGGCCACCGCCTCACGGTGACTCCGCAACTGCAATGAGGCGGCCGGCGTGAGCATCTCGGCGGTCCAATGCTGGCCATGATCGAAACTGCATTCGACACCGGTCACGCCGACGACATCACCGAGGCACTCCTCGATCGACATCTCGAAGTAGGGGAGTTGATGACACATCGGCGCCGTCAACCGCAGTGCGATCCGCACGAGTCCGTCGTCATCTGCATCGACGCTCTCGACCATCCCCATGTCAACGATCGACAGTGGTACATCGGCCGCGACGCTGCACGGGTCGACGACCCCCGCCAGCTTCTCCAGGATGGTTTCCACTGATGGCGTGATCATTCCGCAACACCCTTCGAGAGTGTTGTCGAATACGGGTCTGCTTTGCCGCGCGCGCGCTCGATGGCGAACTCGTCGCCGGCGATACCGGCCGCGAGCACGGCTTCGTCGAGACCATGCATGGAAAGCCAGTTCTGCCCGAGGATCGCTCGCTTGACTGCCGGCGTGATCTCCGGGAGTCCCTCGCCTTCGCGTTGCTGTTCAGAGAATCCGAACTTCTCCCAGAACCACTGCAGCGGCGGATCCGGGTGCCAGACGCTGGCGCCGGTGGCCCAGATGATGCGCTGCAATGCGTCGGGTCCGGCCTGACTGACCAGGTCGGCCATGATGCGCACAAACGCGGCCGGCTTGGCGCAGGCAAGACTCGCGGTGATCTCGAGGTTGACCCAAACGTTGGAGAACCGTGCCAACTGGAATGCGGTTTCTTCGACAAAGGCCGCGCCGCCGTGAACGACCTCGAATTGGAGATCAGGGAATGCATCCGCCGCAGCATCGATGTCGTCCATCCGGTAGTGCTCCATGGGAACCGGCCCCAACGGCACCGCTTTATGGATGGCGACCACCTTGATTCCGAGATCGAGACATTTTTGGAAGAGCGGGAACGCAATCTCCGGGTCGTCCATATGCCATCCCCGAACACCACTGGCACTGTAAGAATTCGGGTACAGCTTCAATCCGATGGGCGCAAGTTCCTCGACCTGCTGCTCCAAGGAGTCCACCGCTGCCTCAGGGAACATCGGGTCCACGCCCGCGTACACCTGAAATCGCTGCGGCCAGCGCTTTCGTGCCTCCCTGGCCTTGGCAAGGCCACTGCCGCCATCCTTGTACGCGGTCAGTGCCAGCACGTGGTGGCAGGCGATGTCGTAATCGCTTTCCAAGAACATCATCGAGGCGGCTTCATCGACTCCCCAATCTCGCACGTAATGCTCGCGAGGAATTCGATATCCGGCGGGGGACAATGCGTAGTGCGCACCGAAAATAGCGTTGGTGACACCCTCAGAATAGTGTCCTGCCGCGTTGTTGTCCGGCAGGTAATTGTAACTGTGCGTTGTCGCATCAACAACGAACACATCGTCGATCATGGAATTCCTTAATTCGTTGGACTGAACCGCTGGAACTGAGACTAGAATCACAGCCTCATGCGGACAATGGCCTGCGTGTTCAACTTCTGGACACACGCCGGACATGGCATCGGCGCGAGATGACCGTGCGCAGCGGGCTGCGTCGGGAAGGTGTCGGACTCGTTCGGGCTCGGCGGACAACCTCCGGCCACCCTTGCGGACGAATACCGTCCGTATGCCGGACCGGCTCTCAGTACCGCTCGATGCCAGGCGGAGTCCAGGTGTGGTCGAGCACAGGTGCTTTCGGTGCATACGTTCGCAGGTAGACGCGGAACGGACCGGCCGGAACCGGCAGCCAGTTGACCGACGGATCGGTGGGTCGGTGAGTGCTGAAGACGATGTCGATACTTCCGTCGGGTCGGCGCACGAGGTCCGGACGGCTGTCGCTCACGCTGTGTCGATTCTTGGGCACCAGATATCCATCGCCGTCGTAGGCCGTGACCGACCAGAAGGCGTCGGCCGGCGGTTCCTCGCCTGCAGCGAAGTGAAGTCGGTACGGCGACAGCCGACCGTCGAGGGGCAAGAGGTCAACGCTCGAGAAGGCGGGGTTGTAGGCGGCTTCCGCGGGTGTGTTCGCTCCCAGGCCGATCTCTGCCACACCTGCTCGGGTGACGTAGTCGGTGCCGTAGTCGCCGATGTTGTCCGGCGGGGCACCCCAGCCGCGATTGCGCAGTGCGGTCGCCTGCTGCGATGCGCGTGCGGTCTCCGGCAGGGCGGCGGCTGCGGCGCGGACCGCTTGGTCCACCGCGGCTTGTGCCGCAGGCGACAGCCCGGCCTGGCTCACCCGCAGACCCGGTCCCACGCCGATCCGGGCGAGTTCGGCGACCGCGGCGGCGGCGCGGCGCGGCGCCGGGTTGTGTTTCATCGCCGCGCTGAGCGCGTCCAGCCAGGCGATACCGTCGGGCTGGCCGATCGATGTGACCGACTCGAAGTCGCATGTCGCCGACCGCGGGGCTCCTCCGGGCGGGGTCAGGCTGTAATGTTTCATCTTCTCGAATGCGGCACGTTGGTCGGCCTCGTCACCGGCCAGTGTGCGTCCGATGAGCCAGAGGCGCGCGTGATCGACGGTGATGGTCGTCGCCCCGGGCACCGTGCCGGGGTTCCCGGACCAACTGATCGCGTAGCGACCCGCGTCGG containing:
- a CDS encoding MIP/aquaporin family protein, yielding MTGIPRRTLRGELTAEFFGTFIFLVCGLGAIAQLTIYDTGSLETVAWAWGLAVAFAIYISGGISGAHLNPAVTLAFACRRGFPWRKVLPYITVQTLAAFFAAALIRWEYSEAISQFDPDRTKGLTIFTTQAQDFVSNGGALRNQIIATALLLIIIAALIDARNAPPMANLAPLLIGLSVTVGIMVLAVNGGYAINPARDFGPRLLAWLCGYSDAFTAHQSFWWVPIAGPLIGGPLGILIYDAVIGRLLPWATPEIGRNVQNPDTHEVIETASSDK
- a CDS encoding sigma-54-dependent Fis family transcriptional regulator encodes the protein MTSEASMREQIAESWKRSAGYRVRRDSLELRPVEYDPEARFLRLAAPVLESLSEQVADAGISVTLADRDSTIVWRHSADRRSGSVLDNHFVAPGFNFNEDQVGTNGMGTALATERPAVVLAGEHFKDSLDVFCCASAPIRHPLTRHALGVLNLMCRADDYSKLMLPMVLRGVTDLERRIVDDSSAHERILFDRFLAEPRRRATPIFVVNDALFIANDEGGALDLDHRMVLDTVRAAHAQSVATVALPIGSVVMDATVVPIENGDLLIGAIVRLHRRTAHGGGSPRASASETDEDLSTSVRRKLDSGETPLLYGEAGTGKSTLLRQAFGLGGRCDPPESGDLYVHDCLDPLSDIDELIAAVQRGAGDVLITHVDALPSQVCSYLGTILRTPARQARFVGVTATCDNARSVEKIATPLAARAVRVAPVRERPGVIEALATSRAAQAPAGPRTLTPAALQRLRTHSWPGNFRELDAVLSSLVTQGGLSTISVHDLPELFWRADVTRERLTPIELGEAQVIQSTLAAVDWNKSAAASRLQMSRTSLYKKIRRYRIVPS
- a CDS encoding metal-sulfur cluster assembly factor, encoding MITPSVETILEKLAGVVDPCSVAADVPLSIVDMGMVESVDADDDGLVRIALRLTAPMCHQLPYFEMSIEECLGDVVGVTGVECSFDHGQHWTAEMLTPAASLQLRSHREAVAGRAGRADLRIP
- a CDS encoding amidohydrolase family protein, coding for MIDDVFVVDATTHSYNYLPDNNAAGHYSEGVTNAIFGAHYALSPAGYRIPREHYVRDWGVDEAASMMFLESDYDIACHHVLALTAYKDGGSGLAKAREARKRWPQRFQVYAGVDPMFPEAAVDSLEQQVEELAPIGLKLYPNSYSASGVRGWHMDDPEIAFPLFQKCLDLGIKVVAIHKAVPLGPVPMEHYRMDDIDAAADAFPDLQFEVVHGGAAFVEETAFQLARFSNVWVNLEITASLACAKPAAFVRIMADLVSQAGPDALQRIIWATGASVWHPDPPLQWFWEKFGFSEQQREGEGLPEITPAVKRAILGQNWLSMHGLDEAVLAAGIAGDEFAIERARGKADPYSTTLSKGVAE
- a CDS encoding DUF1254 domain-containing protein; the encoded protein is MTLRRSTAALSLIVAGVLGAVGAGPAEAVPDSPPNAVQAAVIATKAFTYGFPLMEFERVRAESASTPCAGHRGESTINLLTSSDHFMKPEAHIVVAPNVDTLYSMANIDLSKGPVVLSHPDMGDRYFSFQLMDPYTNVAAYVGSRTTGSDAGRYAISWSGNPGTVPGATTITVDHARLWLIGRTLAGDEADQRAAFEKMKHYSLTPPGGAPRSATCDFESVTSIGQPDGIAWLDALSAAMKHNPAPRRAAAAVAELARIGVGPGLRVSQAGLSPAAQAAVDQAVRAAAAALPETARASQQATALRNRGWGAPPDNIGDYGTDYVTRAGVAEIGLGANTPAEAAYNPAFSSVDLLPLDGRLSPYRLHFAAGEEPPADAFWSVTAYDGDGYLVPKNRHSVSDSRPDLVRRPDGSIDIVFSTHRPTDPSVNWLPVPAGPFRVYLRTYAPKAPVLDHTWTPPGIERY